One Deinococcus roseus DNA window includes the following coding sequences:
- a CDS encoding DNA internalization-related competence protein ComEC/Rec2, with protein sequence MRVLTLPVYLLAALCAGILLANGQFWSVVLLLALLFLRSVPGLMLALVCLGWGYFHSGSLLKTPDPLQPYYGQKWEFSGDWDGSFLQLKEPAARIALAPAPKVPAGHLVIRGALNPPEGKRNFHAFDYAQWLHLRGVQGVLYGGKVVSSEPDLGFKSHFQTGLTTHLNPQQAALMVALELGDKQNLKDQQLGGWSMQDAFARAGVAHFLALSGQHVAILVGILELLLRRWGSKRHLFLLGFLGAYLLLVGIEPSILRAVLQGTVVLLSLYLGRGKLDLLGTLALTALVSLLCYPMWLFDVGFQLSYLAVLGLGFVPEVVNKLPDRIPRWLAYGLAATLCAELTTLPVVASNFNALPWISPLSNLILGPFMVVLVPAGMLAGLLGKLAFLINPLIGLVLTVFLWLISLFAKVPPLPWGHISPAGLVLYLLWLLAAFWWLRNQLNAVRMLTCSLLAALLSWLPSQMFPPYRIVYLDVGQGDSTLLQLGHFNVLIDGGGSPGSSFDVGSKTVLPALRKLGIFHLDVVVASHADTDHIEGLAAVLEQIPTGELWLGHLKEEDPVLQEVLQVARSKNISIREVRRGDTFTVNDTALQVLYPEGAPWSKEDNDNSLVIRLERHTFSTVFLGDLPDPLENKLGVGPLNVLKVAHHGSRHSSNEAFLQEIHPQYAVISSGKNNYGHPHTEVLERLQSMHINMLRTDQLGAIMLYLP encoded by the coding sequence ATGCGTGTTCTGACCCTGCCTGTTTACTTGCTGGCGGCCCTGTGTGCAGGGATTTTGCTGGCAAATGGACAATTCTGGAGTGTGGTTCTGCTGCTGGCGCTGCTGTTTCTGCGCTCTGTTCCTGGTCTGATGCTGGCCCTGGTCTGTCTGGGATGGGGGTATTTTCACTCTGGATCCTTGCTGAAAACACCTGATCCCCTGCAGCCCTATTACGGCCAGAAATGGGAATTTTCTGGGGATTGGGATGGATCATTTTTGCAGTTAAAAGAACCAGCAGCCCGAATTGCGCTGGCTCCAGCTCCGAAGGTTCCAGCAGGTCATCTGGTGATCCGGGGCGCCCTGAACCCGCCAGAAGGCAAACGCAATTTCCATGCGTTTGATTACGCCCAGTGGTTGCATCTGCGTGGGGTGCAAGGTGTGCTGTATGGAGGCAAGGTGGTGTCTTCTGAGCCAGATCTGGGCTTCAAGAGCCACTTTCAGACGGGCCTGACCACCCACCTGAACCCACAGCAAGCCGCCCTGATGGTGGCCCTGGAACTGGGAGACAAACAGAACCTCAAAGACCAGCAACTGGGAGGCTGGTCCATGCAGGACGCCTTTGCCCGTGCAGGAGTGGCCCACTTTCTGGCCCTCAGTGGGCAGCATGTGGCCATTCTGGTGGGAATCCTGGAACTGCTGCTGCGCAGGTGGGGCAGCAAAAGGCACCTGTTTCTGCTGGGATTTCTGGGTGCATACCTGCTTCTGGTGGGCATTGAACCCAGCATTTTGCGGGCTGTGTTGCAAGGAACTGTGGTGTTGCTGTCCCTTTATCTGGGACGGGGCAAACTGGATTTGCTGGGTACCCTGGCCCTCACAGCTCTGGTCAGTTTGCTGTGTTACCCCATGTGGCTCTTTGATGTGGGGTTTCAGCTTTCTTATCTGGCCGTGCTGGGCCTGGGGTTTGTGCCAGAGGTGGTCAACAAACTTCCAGACCGCATTCCCCGCTGGCTTGCTTATGGTCTGGCAGCGACCCTGTGTGCAGAGCTGACCACATTGCCTGTGGTGGCCAGCAATTTCAACGCCCTGCCCTGGATCAGCCCGCTCAGCAACCTGATTCTGGGACCTTTCATGGTGGTGCTGGTGCCTGCTGGAATGCTGGCAGGTTTGCTGGGCAAACTGGCCTTCCTGATCAACCCCCTGATAGGACTGGTTCTGACGGTGTTCCTGTGGCTGATTTCTCTGTTTGCAAAGGTGCCCCCCTTGCCCTGGGGACACATCAGCCCGGCTGGTCTGGTGCTGTACTTGCTCTGGCTTCTTGCAGCGTTCTGGTGGCTGAGAAACCAACTGAATGCAGTGCGCATGCTGACCTGCAGTTTGCTGGCTGCATTGCTGTCCTGGCTTCCATCCCAGATGTTTCCTCCTTACCGCATTGTGTACCTGGATGTGGGGCAGGGAGACAGCACATTGCTGCAACTCGGGCATTTCAATGTGCTGATTGATGGAGGAGGCAGTCCAGGCAGTTCTTTTGATGTGGGCAGCAAAACAGTGCTGCCTGCACTGAGGAAACTGGGAATTTTCCATCTGGATGTGGTGGTGGCCAGCCATGCAGACACCGACCACATTGAAGGTCTTGCGGCAGTGCTGGAGCAGATTCCCACAGGAGAACTCTGGCTGGGGCACCTCAAAGAGGAAGATCCTGTTTTGCAGGAGGTCTTGCAGGTGGCTCGCAGCAAAAACATCTCCATCCGGGAAGTGCGCAGGGGAGACACCTTCACTGTGAATGACACGGCTTTGCAGGTGCTTTATCCAGAAGGTGCCCCCTGGAGCAAAGAAGACAACGACAACAGCTTGGTGATCCGTCTGGAACGTCACACGTTCAGCACAGTTTTTCTGGGAGATTTGCCAGATCCTCTGGAAAACAAACTGGGTGTGGGTCCGCTGAATGTCCTGAAGGTGGCACACCATGGCAGCAGGCATTCCAGCAATGAGGCTTTCTTGCAAGAAATACACCCCCAATATGCAGTGATCAGCTCTGGGAAAAACAATTATGGCCACCCACATACAGAAGTGTTAGAACGCTTACAATCCATGCACATCAACATGCTCAGAACAGATCAACTTGGAGCCATCATGCTGTACCTGCCCTGA
- a CDS encoding ComEA family DNA-binding protein has product MKPVHGLLMAFLLVGVWILMDHLRAPRVHLETVRSMPAVRQVAPAAAPPVSPVSTASIRPVVVGKINLNTASLQDLIELPRVGEKLAQRILDHRPYHSLQDLDAVKGIGEKMLHALEPLVTF; this is encoded by the coding sequence ATGAAACCTGTGCATGGTCTTTTGATGGCTTTTTTGCTGGTGGGCGTGTGGATCCTGATGGACCACCTGAGGGCACCCAGGGTGCATCTGGAAACGGTGCGGTCCATGCCTGCTGTGCGGCAGGTGGCCCCAGCTGCTGCGCCTCCTGTGTCTCCTGTGTCTACGGCCAGCATTCGGCCTGTTGTGGTGGGAAAAATCAACCTGAACACCGCTTCTTTGCAGGATCTGATTGAACTTCCCAGGGTGGGGGAAAAACTGGCCCAGCGCATCCTGGACCACCGTCCGTACCACAGTCTGCAGGACCTGGATGCAGTGAAAGGCATCGGGGAGAAAATGCTGCATGCCCTGGAGCCACTGGTCACTTTCTGA